The following are from one region of the Harpia harpyja isolate bHarHar1 chromosome 4, bHarHar1 primary haplotype, whole genome shotgun sequence genome:
- the ZC3H6 gene encoding zinc finger CCCH domain-containing protein 6: MAFESLFSKPPNPVLDPNMPDSDRQHAGDEREDGELEDGEIDDAAYEDVKEHGTKGDDKQKNEKGHRKSRKKRKKEKEKKKSKRRRRDKHKHNSPSSDDSSDYSHDSDIERTERPHKKSSSSSYRDYDSSFSQHGHVSGNYMSSQKMQHKKNVKSKEYDDYSHYSDENFGNYNEEEKDEDFADQLKQYRQAKETSSTDLGPPFPKEPVKKQGMKGIQKGISQRGNNYNIGRGRGMQKKLKRKDRGRGRGGNKGSDGFHEDGKPVKKWVNMSQEFINQHTVEHKGKQICKYFLEGRCIKGEQCKFDHDAEIEKKKEICKFYIQGYCTKGENCIYLHNEFPCKFYHTGAKCYQGDKCKFSHAPLTAETKELLDKVLNTEEEPQNEDEKELEELRKRGIVPLPKPPPGVGLLPTPPEQYPFSESDIENYQDPSGEYKKIPSLFEIVVKPTVDLAHKIGKKPPTFYNSASPPRPPFQGNDPHSQHMYNPGSSPGPGPGMSQGHNGPPMHPGSPGHHPCAGPQGPGMPQSPPMQGVPPGFLGPQNQTGMPMQGQQGGPPLTPPGLGGSYNAPGVQGHMVNMPRENHCTPGPQYQQMPGERQPNMNYEPIQNPADFYDNYYSHQAVHNFQPANNSGDGTWHGEFTDHQAHLMAQESHQGGSESDCMSSHMGHKPAINVPDFLPAMQKALYVRLSQKHQRDGDSFSSQGQRAMSKDEDDNVNWYSSSEEEEGSSVKSILKTLKKQSENFRNRQQHSTEQHMLGIPSDPRLAKEKGTGPQAADPRLRASPRSNPRKPSESASLDPRLVRDPRMHKVSEGGHASSSLGGAKLDLHHAHTGVKVKQKGMDDDEEDSERELRERAFLIPLEPLPGVTLRDPRSQLRQFSHIKMDVTLMKPNFAKHIVWAPEDLLPIPLPKPDPVSSINLPLPPLIADQRLNKLRNLKNDPHPNAMPADPRLAAKAKNNLTGRSGYLDPSADSHASSSSKLGDPRLQKNVDPRLHRLSSADTHHGVAKDSHPPKFDPRLARSAAGSSQPSEAATAKPDPDALPPYAPKLSSSGVRLGTPGSILSGISLYDPRDHSSSLDTAPASSGENGENQKKSILKNSGKNEPSLSEDTSLQKAASNVEKNTEGSAEATSDKANSTSKSQAKHSSAAPAVHNLPIQALSGLIRPQYSDPRQVRQPGQVTQTQDSDPNGESDDKSLKDVFKTFDPTASPFC, from the exons AGAAGATGGGGAGCTAGAAGATGGTGAAATAGATGATGCAGCATATGAAGATGTGAAAGAACATGGTACAAAAGGTGatgataaacagaaaaatgaaaaaggacatAGAAAATCACGGAAGAAacgcaaaaaagaaaaagaaaagaaaaaatcaaaaaggAGAAGACGGGATAAGCATAAG cataACTCCCCTTCCAGTGATGACAGTTCAGACTACAGCCATGACTCTGATATTGAGCGTACAGAAAGACCACATAAAAAGAGTAGCAGCTCTTCATACAGAGATTATGATTCTTCGTTCAGTCag CATGGACACGTATCAGGAAATTACATGAGTTCACAGAaaatgcaacataaaaaaaatgtaaaaagtaagGAGTATGATGACTATAGTCATTACAGTGATGAAAACTTTGGTAATTATAACGAGGAAGAAAAGGATGAAGATTTTGCTGATCAGCTTAAACAATACAGACAAGCTAAAGAGACCTCCAGTACTGATTTAGGACCTCCATTCCCAAAAGAACCAGTGAAAAAACAGGGGATGAAAGGGATCCAGAAAG GTATTTCTCAGAGAGGTAATAATTACAACATTGGTCGAGGGCGTGGAATGCAAAAGAAATTGAAGCGTAAAGATCGTGGAAGGGGCAGAGGGGGCAATAAAGGATCTGATGGCTTTCACGAG GATGGCAAACCAGTGAAGAAATGGGTTAATATGAGTCAGGAGTTCATAAATCAGCATACAGTGGAACACAAGGGCAAAcaaatttgtaaatatttccttGAAGGGAGGTGTATTAAG ggAGAGCAGTGTAAATTTGATCATGATGCagagattgaaaagaaaaaggaaatctgcAAGTTTTACATACAGGGTTACTGCACCAAAGGAGAGAACTGCATTTATTTGcata ATGAATTCCCTTGCAAGTTCTACCATACAGGAGCCAAATGCTATCAAGGAGATAAGTGCAAATTTTCTCATGCTCCCCTGACTGCAGAAACAAAAGAGCTGTTGGATAAG GTTTTGAATACGGAGGAGGAACCACAAAATGAAGATGAGAAAGAACTGGAGGAACTTAGAAAGCGTGGCATAGTTCCTCTCCCTAAGCCACCACCAGGTGTTGGACTTCTGCCAACCCCGCCAGAGCAATATCCGTTTTCTGAGTCCGACATAGAAAATTATCAAGATCCTTCAGGAGAGTATAAGAAAATCCCATCTCTCTTTGAAATAGTTGTGAAGCCTACTGTGGATTTAGCacacaaaattggaaaaaa GCCACCAACCTTCTATAACAGCGCATCACCACCAAGACCACCATTTCAGGGAAACGACCCACATTCTCAGCATATGTATAATCCAGGTTCAAGTCCAGGGCCAGGACCCGGCATGTCACAAGGACATAATGGGCCGCCAATGCACCCAGGTTCTCCTGGACATCATCCATGCGCAGGGCCTCAAGGCCCAGGAATGCCACAGAGTCCTCCTATGCAGGGTGTTCCACCAGGCTTTCTTGGACCGCAGAACCAGACTGGTATGCCTATGCAAGGACAGCAAGGTGGTCCACCTCTCACACCACCGGGTCTCGGTGGATCTTACAATGCCCCAGGAGTTCAAGGACATATGGTGAATATGCCGAGAGAGAATCATTGTACTCCAGGGCCACAATACCAGCAGATGCCTGGTGAACGGCAGCCCAACATGAATTATGAGCCTATTCAGAACCCAGCTGATTTCTATGACAACTACTATTCTCATCAAGCTGTACATAACTTCCAGCCAGCTAATAACTCTGGTG ATGGAACATGGCATGGAGAATTTACGGATCACCAGGCTCACCTCATGGCTCAAGAGTCCCATCAAGGTGGAAGTGAGTCAGACTGCATGAGTAGCCATATGGGCCATAAACCAGCCATTAATGTACCGGATTTTCTTCCAGCAATGCAGAAGGCCCTTTACGTAAGACTTAGTCAAAAGCATCAAAGAGATGGAGACTCTTTCAGCAGCCAGGGTCAGAGGGCAATGAGCAAAGATGAAG atgacAATGTCAACTGGTATTCCAGTagtgaagaggaagaggggagcaGTGTTAAATCAATACTAAAAACCTTAAAGAAACAAAGCGAGAATTTTAGGAATCGGCAACAACATTCCACAGAGCAGCACATGCTTGGTATTCCTTCTGATCCGAGgctggcaaaagaaaaaggcacagggcCTCAGGCTGCTGACCCGAGACTTCGGGCCTCTCCACGGTCCAACCCCAGAAAGCCTTCAGAATCCGCATCCTTGGACCCACGGCTTGTACGAGATCCCAGGATGCACAAGGTCAGTGAAGGTGGTCATGCCAGCTCGTCTCTTGGGGGAGCAAAGCTAGATTTACACCATGCGCACACTGGAGTTAAGGTCAAGCAAAAAGGGATGGATGATGATGAAGAGGACTCAGAAAGAGAACTGAGAGAAAGAGCTTTTCTGATACCGTTGGAACCTTTGCCTGGTGTAACGTTAAGGGATCCCCGATCTCAGCTTAGGCAGTTCAGCCACATTAAAATGGATGTTACCCTGATGAAACCAAACTTTGCTAAGCATATTGTGTGGGCACCCGAAGACTTGCTCCCAATACCTTTGCCTAAGCCTGACCCTGTCTCTTCAATCAATTTACCTCTTCCTCCCCTCATTGCTGACCAGAGGCTTAATAAACTGCGGAATTTGAAAAACGATCCTCACCCAAATGCAATGCCAGCTGACCCACGACTAGCTGCAAAGGCAAAAAACAACTTAACAGGCAGGAGCGGCTATTTGGATCCATCTGCAGATTCGCATGCCAGTAGCTCAAGCAAATTAGGAGATCCTCGCTTACAAAAAAACGTCGATCCCAGACTCCACAGACTGTCGAGCGCAGATACACATCATGGAGTCGCAAAGGATTCACACCCTCCGAAGTTTGACCCCCGCCTCGCCAGATCTGCTGCTGGCTCATCGCAGCCCTCGGAAGCTGCCACTGCTAAACCCGACCCAGATGCTCTGCCTCCGTACGCACCCAAGCTATCATCGAGTGGCGTTAGGCTGGGAACTCCAGGCTCGATACTGAGCGGTATTAGTTTGTACGATCCGAGAGATCACAGCTCATCATTGGACACAGCTCCAGCGAGTTCAGGAGAGAATGGagagaaccagaaaaaaagtattttgaaaaattctgGTAAAAATGAACCCAGTCTCTCAGAAGATACATCACTGCAGAAGGCTGCCTCAAAcgtggaaaaaaatacagaaggatCAGCAGAAGCCACTTCAGATAAAGCAAACAGCACCAGTAAATCTCAGGCTAAACACTCCAGTGCTGCACCTGCGGTGCATAATCTTCCTATCCAAGCTTTATCAGGATTAATCAGACCGCAGTACAGCGACCCAAGGCAGGTTAGACAGCCTGGACAGGTAACTCAGACACAGGATAGTGATCCGAATGGGGAATCAGATGATAAGTCATTAAAAGATGTTTTCAAGACTTTCGATCCAACTGCTTCACCGTTTTGTTAG